In Mastomys coucha isolate ucsf_1 unplaced genomic scaffold, UCSF_Mcou_1 pScaffold20, whole genome shotgun sequence, one DNA window encodes the following:
- the LOC116099445 gene encoding COX assembly mitochondrial protein homolog, producing the protein MALDPAEQHLRHVEKDVLIPKIMREKARERCSEQVEDFTRCCKDSGILMVLKCQKENSALKDCLTAYYNDPAFYEECKLEYLKEREEFRRTGVPTKKRLQRVPTSM; encoded by the coding sequence ATGGCACTGGACCCCGCAGAGCAGCATCTCAGACATGTTGAAAAAGATGTTCTGATCCCAAAGATAATGAGAGAAAAGGCCAGGGAGAGGTGCTCTGAACAAGTTGAAGATTTTACCAGATGTTGCAAGGACTCTGGGATCCTTATGGTATTAAAATGCCAGAAAGAGAATTCTGCATTGAAAGACTGTCTAACTGCTTACTATAATGATCCAGCCTTCTATGAAGAATGCAAACTGGAGTATCTCAAGGAAAGGGAAGAATTCAGAAGAACAGGAGTTCCTACCAAGAAAAGGCTTCAGAGGGTTCCCACAAGCATGTAG